Genomic window (Oryza sativa Japonica Group chromosome 3, ASM3414082v1):
AGCCAGATATTGTTATTATCTACAACATTCCTCTTTGACACTGTTTGAACTGCAAATACATCATTAATTCATGATGCCATTTCTAATTTAAGGGCCTAAATAACTTGAGAACAATATTAATGTGTACTTCGAGCCACTGATAGAGGATCTTGGAATACTACGAAAGGATGGTGTAAGGATGTGGGATGTGCACAAACGAAAGCACTTCACCTGTCGGGTTGTTTTGTTCATGATAAATCAATACTGCTCCGCTCTTAGTAACACGTTCGGTCAGACGGTGAAGGACATGAAAGCATGTTTAAGATGTATGACCCAGACAGGAGACAAGTGATTAAATCACTACCGGAAGACCGTTTATATGCGTGATCGAATGTTCCTTGGACAGGGTCACTATTACGAGAGATTTCTACGAGACGATGAAAGACGGATCACGTCCAAAGTTCATTGCATGCTGGCAGTGAGATCTGGGAGAATGTAAAGGATATCAACATTGTATTCGATAAGTGAATGGAAGCGTACGTGCATCTACATCAAGCGGTGAGACATCTCTTTCGAAAAGGAATTGAAATCCGTCTTTCGGGACTTACCGTACTAGAAAAACTTAGATATACGTCATGCAATCGACGTCATCCGCGTGACATAGAGAAAAATGTGTGCGAAAGCTTGATCGGAGCATTGTTGAACACGGTATGCGTACACGGTACACGTGAAGAAATATGTGCGCGAAAGCTCTAATCTCTCTAGCACGGCCGGATGAATCAACCACGTACGCGGTACTCCTCGTCCTCGCGATCCGagtccgacgacgacgaagccgccacgtccgcccgcccgcccgcgcgcggcgCCAAGGCAAAAGAAAGCACGCCGCAATGGCGCCCATGCAAGCAAAgcatgtgcgcgcgcgcgcgacccACACGCACGCTTCTCACGTACATATCGATCGCAAATATCTTGTGCACCTTAAACAATATTCAAATCGATCAGCCTCTCGTTCAGTCGTTCGatcgctcgcctcctcctctatAAATAGCGGGCCAGTTTGCTCGTACAACTCACACACACTCATAtccactactactactagctacCGAGCACTGAGCACTGCACTCTGCTGCTCTAGAACTGAAGCTTTGCATTGGTTGGTTAGTGAGAGATTAATTATTCCAAGATGTTGGGCGGGATCATCGGCGGCCTGACGGGCAACAAGAACGCCCGCCTCAAGGGCTCCCTCGTCCTCATGCGCAAGAACGCCCTCGACATCAACGACTTCGGCGCCACCGTCATCGACGGCATCTCCGAGTTCCTCGGCCGCGGCGTCACCTGCCAGCTCGTCAGCTCCTCCCTCGTCGACCCCAGTAagctcacacacacacacacacacacactcgcTGACTCACATGGCTCGAGCTAGCTAACGCCGGTGGCGTCTGCAGACAATGGGAACAGGGGGAGGGTGGGGACGGAGGCGAGCCTGGAGCAGTGGCTGACGAGCCTGCCGTCGCTGACGACGGGAGAGTCCAAGTTCGGGGTGACGTTCGAGTGGGAGGTGGAGAAGATGGGCATACCCGGCGCCATCATCGTCAAGAACAACCACGCCGCCGAGTTCTTCCTCAAGACCATCACCCTCGACAACGTCCCCGGCCacggcgccgtcgtcttcgtcgcCAACTCCTGGATCTACCCCGCCTCCAAGTATCGCTACAACCGCGTCTTCTTCTCCAACGACGTAATTAACTAattgatcaatcaatcaaccaaATTATAATGCTATTCGTAATCTAATCAAACGTCTagtagcttaattaattaattgactgGTTATATTGTTTTTTTCTGCTAGACTTCACTGCCGAGCAAGATGCCGGCGGCGCTGAAGCCGTACCGCGACGACGAGCTCCGCAACCTGCGCGGCGACGACCAGCAGGGCCCGTACCAGGAGCACGACCGCGTCTACCGCTACGACGTCTACAACGACCTCGGCGAGCCCGACTCCGGCAACCCTCGCCCTGTCCTCGGCGGCTCCCCCGACCGCCCCTACCCTCGCCGCGGCCGCACCGGCCGCAAACCCACCAAAACTGGTACACTACCCACGAATTTTCGTACCTGGAGTAGTACGATACTGTTGAAAGATATTCCCTGCGTttcaaattaaaaatcattttgattttttttcttaaaatttaaccaaattaatagaaaataaagcaaaattaacaacatcaaattagtttcattaaataaaaaattaaatttattttgattatatgtttattttatattagaactttttttaattttttctataaactttatcaaacttaaaaaaaatttaactacaaaaatcaaaacgacttatataatataaaacagatgtactaaattttatattagaaaatatcgCACTACTATATTGTTGAATACTAAAAAATCattcgctgacatgtgggacatGTAACTTTGTAGACCCCACCGCGGAGAGCAGGCTGTCATTGCTGGAGAACATCTACGTGCCACGCGACGAGCGGTTCGGGCACCTGAAGATGGCCGACTTCCTGGGCTACTCCATCAAGGCGCTCGTCGACGGCATCGTGCCGGCGATCCGCACCTACGTCGACCTCACACCCGGCGAGTTCGACTCCTTCAAGGACATCCTCAAGCTCTACGAGGGCGGCCTCAAGCTGCCCAGCATCCCGGCGCTGGAGGAGCTCCGCAAGCGCTTCCCTCTCCAGCTCGTCAAGGACCTCatccccgccggcggcgactaCCTCCTCAAGCTCCCCATGCCGCACGTCATCCGGGAGGACAAGAAGGCGTGGATGACCGACGACGAGTTCGCCCGCGagatcctcgccggcgtcaacCCCATGGTCATCGCCCGCCTCACCGAGTTCCCGCCGCGGAGCCGCCTCGACCCGGCCAGGTACGGCGACCAGACGAGCACCATCACGGCGGCGCACGTCGAGCGCGGGCTCGAGGGGCTCACCGTGCAGCAGGCGATCGACGGCAACCTTCTCTACGTGGTGGACCACCACGATCATTTCATGCCCTACTTGTTGGATATCAATAGCCTCGACGACAACTTCATCTACGCCACGCGGACGCTGCTGTTCCTGCGCGGCGACGGCACGCTGGCGCCGCTCGCCATCGAGCTGAGCTTGCCGCACCTGCAGGACGACGGGCTGATCACCGCCAGGAGCACCGTGTacacgccggcggcgcgcggcggcaccggcgccggcgccgtggagtgGTGGGTGTGGCAGCTCGCCAAGGCGTACGTCAACGTGAACGACTACTGCTGGCACCAGCTGATCAGCCACTGGCTCAACACGCACGCCGTGATGGAGCCCTTCGTCATCGCCACCAACCGGCAGCTCAGCGTGGCGCACCCGGTGCacaagctgctgctgccgcaCTACCGCGACACCATGACCATCAACGCGCTGGCGCGGCAGACGCTCATCAACGGCGGCGGCATCTTCGAGATGACCGTGTTCCCGCGGAAGCACGCGCTCGCCATGTCGTCGGCGTTCTACAAGGACTGGAGCTTCGCCGACCAGGCGCTCCCCGACGACCTTGTCAAGCGCGGCGTCGCGGTGCCGGACCCGGCGAGCCCGTACAAGGTGCGGCTGCTCATCGAGGACTACCCGTACGCCAACGACGGGCTGGCCGTCTGGCACGCCATCGAGCAGTGGGCCACCGAGTACCTCGCCATCTACTACCCCAACGACGGCGTGCTCCAGGGCGACGCCGAGCTGCAGGCGTGGTGGAAGGAGGTCCGCGAGGTCGGGCATGGCGACATCAAGGACGCGACGTGGTGGCCGGAGATGAAGACGGTGGCGGAGCTGGTCAAGGCGTGCGCCACCATCATCTGGATCGGGTCCGCGCTGCACGCCGCCGTCAACTTCGGGCAGTACCCGTACGCCGGGTACCTCCCGAACCGTCCGTCGGTGAGCCGGCGGCCGATGCCGGAGCCGGGAACGAAGGAGTACGACGAGCTGGCGCGCGATCCGGAGAAGGTGTTCGTCCGGACAATCACCAAGCAGATGCAGGCCATCGTGGGGATCTCGCTGCTGGAGATCCTGTCCAAGCACTCCTCCGACGAGGTGTACCTCGGACAGCGCGACACGCCGGAGTGGACGTCGGACGCCAAGGCGCTGGAGGCGTTCAAGCGGTTCGGCGCGCGGCTGACGGAGATCGAGAGCCGCGTCGTCGCCATGAACAAGGACCCCCACCGCAAGAACCGTGTCGGGCCGACCAATTTCCCCTACACGCTGCTCTACCCAAACACCTCCGACCTCAAGGGCGACGCTGCCGGCCTCTCCGCCAGGGGCATCCCCAACAGCATCTCCATCTGATCTCCATCTCATCAGATGAGGCTGCTCCACGGAGGCGCCAGCGTGGACAAGAGTAGTTTTACGGTGGTCTTTACCGGTAGTATTTTACTTTCAATAATTGCCATGACACCTACACCCGGAGGTGTCATGGAGGATGAATTCGTTGTGTAATTTCCCTTTCAGTTCCTAATAAAGAATAAGGAAGCATATGGTTGTGTAGCATTTTCAAGCAAATCCTCCATATATCTACCATGTTTTGAATTGAAAGGACTGAATTACCGAAAATCCTTTGATGAACATTATCTGAAGACTTAATAAGTTGGATTAATGTCTAACAAACCATTAAGTGATTTAAATTGTCTGTAAACTGATGGCAACAATATGAACAAAGAGCAAACCACTAGTGAATGTGAATCAAGCCAATAGAACTCATCTCAGGTCATAACTGAATGATGTGAACTGTCAGTAAACTGAGGCTATTCTTGATGCCTTTCTCCTATTTTCTTATACTAAACATTTTAATCAGGCAAAATAGCATTTTCTAAGTTTGGTTAGCCTCCTAAACCGACGAAAGGGAGCAATCCgagggaagtggggcccaccgtTTCTTCCCCGCCCCAACCTCGCAACGGTCTCAACACTTTTCTCGCTTCCCGCCATTTTCTCGTCGCCTCacactcccctcccctccacacATACACACCCAACGCTCTCCCACACCTCTCGCAgttctctcttcttccccccctcatctccgccgcctcgccgcgaaCGGGACGCCGGCCAAGAGCTCGAAGCTGATGAGAGatagcgacggcgaaggggccggcggcggcctcccgcGCTCGCACCCGTCGAACCTGCCGCTGCCGGCGCCGCACTCCGACCCAAACCTCCAGTTCTCCGGGACGGACGATGACTTCTCCAACCGTCACAgcagctcgtcggcgacgggcggcgcgaGCCCCGGGTACTACTCCGACTACCCGTCCAGCTTCAGCGGCGAGTGCTCGCCGTACAACATGTCGCCCTGGAACCAGACCATGGCGTCGCCGTGGTCGCACCACAGCGACGCGTCCATGGCCGGGCTCGGCGGCGCGCCCGCCATGGCGCCCGGGACCAGCCTCATCGGCTCGCTGGTGAGGGAGGAAGGGCACATCTACTCGCTCGCCGCCAAGACCGACACCCTGTACACCGGCTCCGACAGCAAGAACATCCGCGTGTGGCGCAAGCAGAAGGATTCCGGCGGGTTCAAGTCGTCGAGCGGCCTCGTCAAGGCCATCGTCATCTCCGGCGAGCGCATCTTCACCGGGCACCAGGACGGCAAGATCAGGGTGTGGAAGGTGTCGCCCAAGAACGGCCTGCACAAGCGCGTCGGCAGCCTGCCCCGGCTGCGCGACTTCCTCCGCGGCTCGCTCAACCCGTCCAACTACGTCGAGGTCCGCAAGAACCGGACGGCGCTCTGGATCCGCCACAGCGACGCCGTGTCGTGCCTGAGCCCGACGGACTCGGCGCAGGGCCTGCTCTACTCCGGCTCGTGGGACCGGACCTTCAAGGTGTGGCGGATCAACGACTCCAAGTGCCTCGAGTCCGTGGTGGCGCACGACGACAACGTGAACGCCATCGTGGCAGCGTTCGACGGGCTGGTGTTCACCGGGTCGGCGGACGGGACGGTGAAGGTGTGGAAGAGGGAGCTGCAGGGGAAAGGGACCAAGCACGTCGCGGTGCAGACGCTGCTGAAGCAGGAGCACGCGGTGAACGCGCTCGCCGTGAGCGCCGTCGCGCCGGTGCTCTACTGCGGCTCCTCCGACGGGCTCGTCAACTTCTGGGAAGGGGAGCGCCACCTGGTCCACGGCGGCGTGCTGCGCGGGCACAAGAAGGCCGTgttctgcctcgccgccgcgggctcCCTCCTCCTCAGCGGCTCCGCCGACAACACCATCTACGtgtggcggcgcgacggcggcgtccacTCCTGCCTCTCCGTGCTCACCGGCCACACCGAGCCGATCAGGTGCCTCGCCATCGTCGAGGACAACAAGGACAACGCCGCCGTGCCCGTCGACGCCGTGGACAGCAGCTTCGCGTCGGGCTCGTCCACGCGGTGGATTGTGTACAGCGGCAGCCTCGACAAGTCGATCAAGGTGTGGCGCGTCGCCGAGGACGCGCCTGACGCGCTGCTCCGTGGccccggtggcggcgacgcgccgCAGATGTTCGACCGGTACCCCGGCGACCCATTCGGCGCCAGCAGCTCGTCGTTCCGCTAGAACACGCGCCCGATCAACCAATGCACCATTTTGATCAGTTCCAAGAAGAAATTTTCACCTTACAATTGGGCAGATCAACGTCATGAACCTCTCTGATGGCTAACGGTTTGAGCGAATTGAAGGAAATTGCTGGGTTTTGTTTGTTACACGTCCTATATATACTGTGATGAAGACAAGTATGAAATGAATAGCATCAACATCATTTCTGGCCATGAACATCTGAAGCTGCAACGGCAAGTGGTAGAAATGAAGAGCGTATATAGGTAAGTTTGCTTTCAGAAAGTGGCCGGGGGGAATTTTTGATACATGCTCATATATCTGATGTGTACTAGTTGAAGCCGCGACTTGGTATTCATCTTAAGGATCGATTGAAATCAAGATTAATTGGGAACCAATAAAAGGGGATAATTTCAAACTGTTTTTATAGGTTGACGTTAGAGGATTGTTAATTACCCTCTTTGAAGATTAGCACCAAAAAAGTTCATCGGGTGCTTATTCATATGTAGTATTCCCAGTTTATTGTGATGTTCAATGCAAAACTTATGCTCAGTTATGTTTCGATTTGGTTTATCCTTTTTATACATACTTCACACTTCTACTTGTAACTTCATGATGGAGAATGCATGATTCCCTAATGAACAGTCTGTCAGATTTAACAACAAAGTTcggttcaaaagaaaaaaaaagatttgacaaaaaagaaaaatgggcGATCAAATTTGGCCCATAAGAAGGGGCCATCTCTACTGTTGAATCATCACTTCACAGCCCAGCCCATTCTAGATACACTAATGGACCGTCCAACTCTCCAGAGGACCACAAATAGGAAAATCGAACTCTGAAGCAGTCCAGCTCTAGCTCAGATCTTGTGACAGTCTGCATGCAGAACAGTACAGCAAAATTTTGTTTTCTGAAAGAAAAAACGGAACAGTACAGTACAGCATCGTAGCTGGAAGCCTGGAATCACATGCTTATGCCCTCCCTGCATCCGATATTCCGATCGATCTGTCCAAACCCCAAACCTGCAGGTGCATGACCGGAGCCAAGGGATTAGATGGCCGTTGTTATATCCAGCCGGCACCTGCCACTGACACAAATAAGTGCAAGGCTATAATTACCAATGCACAACTAACCACTCCCTTAATAATACAATCATCATTCGATCAGCTAGCATAAGATCAGAGAGCCTGAAAAACATCGTCATATCTGAGGATGACACTGACGCTGCACCAAACCccgaacaaacaaacaaattaatcaTCATGCACGCAGGGAACGGAAAAGAGGCAGCAGTAGCTACACCGACTTACTCCCTtggtttaaaaataaactaactTTTAAAAATGAATCCGAACAAACATTTATTTATGAGCCTCACTGAGGTGCTctcaagttataataaaaattaatttaaacatCTTATTTAATCAAAGGGTTTAGATTTATTTATACTACAACCCTAGTTAGTGGTAGTAGAAATATGGAGGGGCATTATTGTTAGAAAAAATAGATGCGAAGGGTATAATCATCATTTAGCAGtgaataaacttttttttttgccttttttgatGAAATATGAGCGATACTAGTGTAATAGACTATCAATGATCGATTTAGCTGTGAAAAAACTTAAATGACAAAGTAACTTCTaattataaaagtaaattacTAATTTATCTCAATTTACCCTTAATAATACTGGTAGTATAATTTATGAATTTATCTAGAATTATTttcaaaagttattttttttttctggaatagAGTGTGTATTACCGTTTTCTTTTCACTCGTCTCTCTCGTGTCGTTGTATCgatcggcaaaaaaaaaaacttgtggcGCCAACTCCTCCCGGTCCTGGTCCCGGTCCGACCTATTCGCGCGCAGGCGAGTCGCCGGCTGGCTCACGTGCAGAGTTGCAGACATGCAGCCGCGCGCCAACCACCGCGACGGATTTGCCTTCAATTTTGCAGCTTCTCTCCCCGACGATAATAGAGACAGTCTCTCTCCAGGGATTTGCATATATCCAAGCTAGTAGTGTAATACTAAGAGTACTAGCTAGCTTCAGATGATGACAATTCGCCCGTTTCTCCCTGCTTGTTTGTACGTAGCCGATCGAGCTagtgcttaattaattacctaGGGACATTCTGTTCTCTCAGATAGTTCTGAGCAACATTCCAAAATACTTTTTTAAATGGGACATGAGATCGAATTAACCAAATCCGATGGATGTTGccctgcagctagctagccattcCTTTGTCCCATGCTGCACCTGATCGAATAGTGGAGTAAGTAGTACTGCTGCTAATTAATCAGCTATAGCTCCTGCGCTAAATCCAGGGCCTGATTGATTAAACAAACCGAAGACCGCCCAAACCGTCGCCATTGGATAGATCACATGAATGCAGTGGCTTTATCTAGCTCAACTAATAATCGCACAAACAAGCTCGAAAAAAACCAGCATCATCGGCATTGTAAGCTAGGAGAAATGATAAATCCAATTAAGCAGTAATGGCGTGACCCAACCAAGatggagatggttggagctgTTGGTCTGAATGGGGCTAAGCAATATGGCAGAGGTTGAATGCTGGAACTGTTTCTCTCTTGGTGTAAATGGCGGTTGGCAACATGCAATTACTAGCAGGAGCTCCAACCCCGGCCTCTCAAAGGCAACAGGCCACGAGCAAGAACATGGTCCTGCAAGGAGGAGGCACAGTCCGTGCAACACCTTGTGCTTTGATTTTAACTAGCAGTCTAGTACACTGTATGTACTAGTATTACTTTTATCAGATTTATTTTGGGGAATCACAGATATGCAGCTAGCTTAATCTGGAGCATATTTACAGTTACAGACttacagcagcagcaacactgGTTTTCTGAAACTCTGTATAGGAGCACAGCATATCTGAAATCCCAATTATAATGTTCTTATAATGTTCAGCTCGTCACAGCGGCCACATGCCCACATATTTTGGCACCTTTCCCCTTCTCTCCAACCACCATGCATTGGTCTCTACTATCCAGTGCCAACGCATCCGATCAGGCCACTGTCCTGGTCTGATGCAACCATGCAGGTATATATGCCATGAGGCAGCCTGTTCTTCATCAGTTTCTAGTTCAATTTGACAAATTTATGGTACCATATTTGTATACACGTAGTAATCGATCGTGACCTCGTGAGTATATTGTCACCTGCAAACGCAAGGCAGCCATGCCCCTAACCGTAGTGTCAGTGACAGTGTGATCTCACAATCAGTCTGCGTCACATTCACGAGTAGGGTCGTTAGCTCGTCTTCAATGCGCCGTATCAGCTACGTAGCATTGAGCAGCTGACCTTTCGTTGTGATCTCATCGACCCATTCATTCACTCATCCTACCGACATATGCTTGCATTGTACTttctccatttcataatataattttttctaGCATTGACAACATTAATATATatgttccccgcaaaaaaaaacatccatatatatgttaatgaatctaaattatgaaacggagggagagAGTATATTTGTTTCGTGTAATTTCGCAGTTTCATGTTCATCATGGCGCCCGTGCATTGCTGGTTGGGAAAAGgcagaagaaaagaaaggaaggaagcagGAGAGGAGACCGGTGCTAAAGCAGAGGAATTGCACACGAAAGTTTCATAATCAGGTTGCCtgaatctaaaagcaaagtaaaaaaaaaagatagtacATAAATCGttcaaaatcaaacatgataGTATATCACTACAGTTAACTGCTGAATTGTGGGTCAAAAAACAAACATTAGTCAGGCGCTGACGAGTACCTAACACAAAAAGGATATCTGAAACCGATGCAAAATTCATTCCTGCAATCGGCTGCAGCAGTAGTACTGATCATGGTTTGTTGGTGAAAGATTGTTCTTTTCTGCTGCAAAGACGAAGGAAGATGACCATTCTTGCATCCCTGTTCCTTTTGTCGCCTCCGACCTTTCATTCCCACTTTTCACAAAGTTTTTCTTGTGTGTTGACGCAAGAAAGAGCATCGATgctttcctcttttcttttctttttcccttttctattttttcctaGCCTTTTCTTCGCTGTCCAAATCCAAAGCGTAGACCAGGCCAAGTAGGTCTCCCCTCCAAACAACTTTCCAATTTAATCCCCAAATGGAAGCAAAAGCAAAGCAATGGAAATGTGATGATCCGCTCCGCTCCCATGGCGGCATGGAGACATGGAGTGGTTAGCTCACACAcctcatcacagattcacagtaTCCATAATCCATAGCGTTAGACCGTTAGTTAATTAGTAGATAGTAGAAGAGTAATTAAAAGTGGAAACAAATGATGAGGAGAGATTTGGTTAGaccagggaggaggaggaggacgaaggAGACGTAGCTTTCCATACATGTCATAGCCAGCAATAACTCGGAGCAgatgagaaggggagagagagagagagagggtgaacTTGGAGTGGGATTCTGAGGCCAATTTATTCGCGCCCTAAATACGCCTACCCACCCTCCCAATTGCACTACTGCTACTATacggcgagagcggcgggtGTATGTAGCtttgcttcctcctcctcctcccgattCCCGAATCGCCGCGGCTcagagaagaaggcggcggcggcggcggagatgtcGTCCGccgtgcgcggcggcgcgacgagggGCCAGGCGTGGTAAGATTCCCTTTCTTTTGTGGTGGTTTTGTTTATACCACCGGAAATTGCGTTGGTTTCGCtgggttttttttaattttttggggTTTTCTTGGTGGGGATGGGTGGCAGGTTCTGCACGACGGGGTTGCCGAGCGACGTGGTGTTCGAGGTGCAGGACATGAGCTTCCACCTCCACAAGGTAGGGTTTCGTTTCTTCTTGCGATGATTGTGTGAGTTGTgtctgtgtgtgtgcgcgctCTGTTTTTTCTTGTGGTGGAATTCGGTGACCGCCCGCATTGTGCTCGACGAAATTCCCCTGAGGGTTTCGAATGGCGCAGTTCCCGCTCATGTCGAAGAGCCGGAAGATCCACCGCATGGTGATGGAGCACGAGGCAGAGCAACCGGCGggccagcggcggcgaaggaggaggaggaggagggggagtgaGGGAAGCAATGCTggagaggaaggtgatgagcagACGGAGATAGAggaagcagaggaggaggaggaagacgaggaagaggaggaggaggggcaggCGTTCTGCATTGCGTTCCCGGACTTCCCCGGCGGGCCGGGCACGTTCGAGACGGCGGCGAAGTTCTGCTACGGCGTCCGCGTCGAGCTCACCGCCTGGAACGTCGCGCCGCTGCGGTGCGCGGCGGAGTACCTGGAGATGACGGAGGAGCACGCGGAGGACAACCtcgcggcgcgcgcggaggcCTTCCTGGAGCAGGCCGTGCTCCGGCACCCCGGCGAGGCCACCAAGGCGCTCAAGTCCTGCGAGGAGCTGCTGCCGCACGCCGAGGAGCTCGGCATTGTCGGCCGCTGCGTGGAGGCCATCGCCGCGCGCTCGTCGGCCGCGTCGCGCTCCTGGTTCGACGACCTCGCCGTCCTCGGGCTGCACATGTACAAGCGGGTGATGGCGGCCATGGCCGCGCGCGCCGACGTGAGGACGGAGGCCAGGGAGAGCTGCCTCGTGTCGTACGCCAGGGGCACCATCCCCGGCCTGTCGAggtcgatgcggcggcggctcgcgtcGGCGCCGGTGTCGTCGGAGGTGGAGCAGAGGGACCTCCTGGAGGCGGTGGTCGCCAGCCTCCCCGCCGACAAGTGCTCGGGGCGCGTCGTCACCGCCAAGTTCCTGTTCGCGCTGCTGCGGACGGCGCACATCCTGCGCGCGTCGGACGCGGCGTGCGCGGCGCTCGAGCGGAAGGCCGCGACGCAGCTGGAGCACGCCACGCTGGAGGACGTGCTCATCCCGAGCTACTCCGGCGCCACGGAGACGCTCTACGACGTGGACTGCGTCGAGCGCGTGGTCAGGCACTTcctcgccgaggaggaggaccaCGGCGAGGCCGAGGCGTCGACCTCGGCGGCCGCTGCGATCACCgaggaggcgccggcgccggcagccaCGACGCTGTCGCGGCCGTCCGCCGTGGCCATGGTGCACGTCGGCAAGCTGGTCGACAGCTACCTCGCCGAGATCGCGTCCGACGCCAACCTGAAGCCCGCCAAGTTCTGCGAGCTCGCGCTGGCGTTGCCGGACCACGCCCGCGTCTACGACGACGGCGTGTACCGCGCCGTGGACATCTACCTCAAGGCGCAcccgcggctggcggcggaggagagggacAGGGTGTGCGGCGTGGTGGACTGCAGGAAGCTGACGGTGGAGGCGTGCACGCACGCGGCGCAGAACGAGCGCCTCCCGCTGCGCGCGGTGCTGCAGGTGCTCTTCTTCGAGCAGCTGCAGCTTCGCCGCGCCATCACCGGCACGCTGCTGTcatccgccggcgccggggccaCGCAGACgcggctccacctccaccgctacCAGCAGccacggccggcggcgatggcggcccggcactccgccgacgccggcggcggccgcggcgaggcggcgtggcggtcgacggcgacgcagGACAGCCAGGTGCTGCGGCTGGACATGGACAGCATGAGGAACCGGGTGCAGGACCTGGAGCGGGAGTGCTCCAGCATGAGGAGGGCCATCAAGAAGATCGATGGCCgcagcgccgcggcgtcgccgcGCCACAGCgacgccggagacgacgacgccgcgtcGGCCGACGGGTCGTCGAGGCCGGCGAACTGGCGGTCGCGGTACGGCTGCAAGTTCAGCACGCAGGTGTGCGACTCGCACGCGCGCAACGTCGTGGCGTCGAGAGCGTCACGGATGGGAATGAGCCCATAGGCGAATCGTCTGAATTCTGAACAAAAAATCGATGCTCGA
Coding sequences:
- the LOC4334052 gene encoding BTB/POZ domain-containing protein At5g66560 → MSSAVRGGATRGQAWFCTTGLPSDVVFEVQDMSFHLHKFPLMSKSRKIHRMVMEHEAEQPAGQRRRRRRRRRGSEGSNAGEEGDEQTEIEEAEEEEEDEEEEEEGQAFCIAFPDFPGGPGTFETAAKFCYGVRVELTAWNVAPLRCAAEYLEMTEEHAEDNLAARAEAFLEQAVLRHPGEATKALKSCEELLPHAEELGIVGRCVEAIAARSSAASRSWFDDLAVLGLHMYKRVMAAMAARADVRTEARESCLVSYARGTIPGLSRSMRRRLASAPVSSEVEQRDLLEAVVASLPADKCSGRVVTAKFLFALLRTAHILRASDAACAALERKAATQLEHATLEDVLIPSYSGATETLYDVDCVERVVRHFLAEEEDHGEAEASTSAAAAITEEAPAPAATTLSRPSAVAMVHVGKLVDSYLAEIASDANLKPAKFCELALALPDHARVYDDGVYRAVDIYLKAHPRLAAEERDRVCGVVDCRKLTVEACTHAAQNERLPLRAVLQVLFFEQLQLRRAITGTLLSSAGAGATQTRLHLHRYQQPRPAAMAARHSADAGGGRGEAAWRSTATQDSQVLRLDMDSMRNRVQDLERECSSMRRAIKKIDGRSAAASPRHSDAGDDDAASADGSSRPANWRSRYGCKFSTQVCDSHARNVVASRASRMGMSP
- the LOC4334049 gene encoding linoleate 9S-lipoxygenase 2, with amino-acid sequence MLGGIIGGLTGNKNARLKGSLVLMRKNALDINDFGATVIDGISEFLGRGVTCQLVSSSLVDPNNGNRGRVGTEASLEQWLTSLPSLTTGESKFGVTFEWEVEKMGIPGAIIVKNNHAAEFFLKTITLDNVPGHGAVVFVANSWIYPASKYRYNRVFFSNDTSLPSKMPAALKPYRDDELRNLRGDDQQGPYQEHDRVYRYDVYNDLGEPDSGNPRPVLGGSPDRPYPRRGRTGRKPTKTDPTAESRLSLLENIYVPRDERFGHLKMADFLGYSIKALVDGIVPAIRTYVDLTPGEFDSFKDILKLYEGGLKLPSIPALEELRKRFPLQLVKDLIPAGGDYLLKLPMPHVIREDKKAWMTDDEFAREILAGVNPMVIARLTEFPPRSRLDPARYGDQTSTITAAHVERGLEGLTVQQAIDGNLLYVVDHHDHFMPYLLDINSLDDNFIYATRTLLFLRGDGTLAPLAIELSLPHLQDDGLITARSTVYTPAARGGTGAGAVEWWVWQLAKAYVNVNDYCWHQLISHWLNTHAVMEPFVIATNRQLSVAHPVHKLLLPHYRDTMTINALARQTLINGGGIFEMTVFPRKHALAMSSAFYKDWSFADQALPDDLVKRGVAVPDPASPYKVRLLIEDYPYANDGLAVWHAIEQWATEYLAIYYPNDGVLQGDAELQAWWKEVREVGHGDIKDATWWPEMKTVAELVKACATIIWIGSALHAAVNFGQYPYAGYLPNRPSVSRRPMPEPGTKEYDELARDPEKVFVRTITKQMQAIVGISLLEILSKHSSDEVYLGQRDTPEWTSDAKALEAFKRFGARLTEIESRVVAMNKDPHRKNRVGPTNFPYTLLYPNTSDLKGDAAGLSARGIPNSISI
- the LOC4334050 gene encoding protein JINGUBANG; amino-acid sequence: MRDSDGEGAGGGLPRSHPSNLPLPAPHSDPNLQFSGTDDDFSNRHSSSSATGGASPGYYSDYPSSFSGECSPYNMSPWNQTMASPWSHHSDASMAGLGGAPAMAPGTSLIGSLVREEGHIYSLAAKTDTLYTGSDSKNIRVWRKQKDSGGFKSSSGLVKAIVISGERIFTGHQDGKIRVWKVSPKNGLHKRVGSLPRLRDFLRGSLNPSNYVEVRKNRTALWIRHSDAVSCLSPTDSAQGLLYSGSWDRTFKVWRINDSKCLESVVAHDDNVNAIVAAFDGLVFTGSADGTVKVWKRELQGKGTKHVAVQTLLKQEHAVNALAVSAVAPVLYCGSSDGLVNFWEGERHLVHGGVLRGHKKAVFCLAAAGSLLLSGSADNTIYVWRRDGGVHSCLSVLTGHTEPIRCLAIVEDNKDNAAVPVDAVDSSFASGSSTRWIVYSGSLDKSIKVWRVAEDAPDALLRGPGGGDAPQMFDRYPGDPFGASSSSFR